A genomic stretch from Bacillota bacterium includes:
- a CDS encoding membrane protein insertase YidC: MAWLADGLRWLFDLIVGFSNSYGIAIILVTILIRLVLLPLTFKQAKNMQLMKEIQPKLEELQKKYKDNPQELQNRTMKLYQDYKYNPFSGCLPLLVQLPILWAFFAVLRDLPQSDLAQFFYLNLTEPDPYYILPLLSVLTQFINVWQTSAGSQQRGMLMFMPLFIGWISTRLPAGLVLYWVVGNIFTILQQAWISKKFPTAPQGGQS, encoded by the coding sequence TTGGCTTGGCTTGCGGATGGATTACGATGGTTATTTGATTTAATTGTCGGGTTTTCAAACAGCTACGGTATAGCAATCATTCTAGTTACAATCCTGATCAGACTGGTACTGCTGCCTCTAACATTTAAACAGGCGAAAAACATGCAGTTGATGAAGGAAATCCAACCTAAGTTAGAGGAACTGCAGAAAAAATACAAGGATAATCCTCAAGAACTCCAAAACAGGACAATGAAGCTTTACCAGGATTATAAATACAATCCCTTCAGTGGATGTCTGCCGCTGTTGGTTCAGCTCCCGATATTATGGGCATTTTTTGCAGTACTTAGGGATCTGCCCCAGAGTGACTTAGCTCAGTTTTTTTATTTGAACTTGACCGAGCCTGATCCGTACTATATTTTGCCGCTGCTTTCTGTACTAACTCAATTTATTAACGTCTGGCAGACTTCTGCTGGTTCTCAGCAGCGCGGAATGCTGATGTTTATGCCGCTCTTTATTGGCTGGATCAGTACTAGGCTGCCTGCAGGTTTGGTATTGTATTGGGTTGTAGGAAATATCTTTACGATTCTACAGCAAGCATGGATCAGCAAAAAGTTTCCAACTGCGCCACAAGGGGGACAAAGTTAA